In one Thermaerobacter sp. PB12/4term genomic region, the following are encoded:
- a CDS encoding PTS glucose transporter subunit IIA — protein sequence MGDRPNPARGGPAGAAAAEPAGGGDRRELAVPAPVTGRIVPLEEVPDPVFAERMVGDGVALDPQAGPVIAPLAGTVTALFPTGHAVGLRTPEGVELLIHLGIDSAHAEGAFEALVAVGQQVEAGQPLIRIDLERLKAGARSPLSPVLVTNLDELGGRVAPVAQGTALAGKSVLFRVVWAGGPA from the coding sequence GTGGGTGACCGGCCGAACCCGGCCCGCGGCGGCCCGGCCGGGGCCGCCGCGGCGGAGCCGGCCGGCGGCGGTGACCGCAGGGAGCTGGCCGTGCCGGCGCCGGTGACGGGCCGGATCGTCCCGCTGGAGGAGGTCCCGGATCCCGTCTTCGCCGAGCGGATGGTGGGCGACGGGGTGGCCCTGGACCCGCAGGCGGGCCCCGTCATCGCCCCCCTGGCCGGCACCGTCACCGCCCTTTTCCCTACCGGCCATGCCGTGGGACTGCGGACGCCGGAGGGCGTCGAGCTGCTCATCCACCTGGGGATCGATTCGGCCCACGCCGAGGGGGCCTTCGAGGCCCTGGTGGCCGTGGGGCAGCAGGTGGAGGCGGGCCAGCCCCTGATCCGGATCGACCTGGAGCGCCTCAAGGCAGGAGCCCGCTCCCCTCTCTCGCCGGTCCTGGTCACCAACCTGGACGAGCTGGGGGGCCGGGTTGCGCCCGTGGCCCAGGGCACCGCGCTGGCGGGGAAGAGCGTGCTGTTCCGGGTGGTGTGGGCCGGCGGGCCTGCCTGA
- a CDS encoding glucose PTS transporter subunit EIIB: MGPAGVARPARGGSTAWPDLVAGEARTMSDKARAVIEALGGPDNIRELDSCITRLRLVLADPGKVDEAALRRQGAMGVVRMGGGAVQVVFGTSAEHLEAEMKELLGRG, translated from the coding sequence GTGGGCCCGGCCGGCGTCGCCCGGCCCGCCCGCGGTGGCTCCACGGCGTGGCCTGATCTGGTAGCCGGGGAGGCGAGGACTATGTCGGACAAGGCCCGAGCCGTCATCGAGGCCCTGGGGGGGCCGGACAACATCCGGGAGCTGGACAGCTGCATCACCCGACTGCGCTTGGTGCTGGCGGATCCGGGGAAGGTGGACGAAGCCGCCCTGCGGCGCCAGGGAGCCATGGGCGTGGTGCGCATGGGGGGCGGCGCCGTGCAGGTGGTCTTCGGTACCAGCGCCGAGCACCTGGAAGCCGAGATGAAGGAGCTTCTGGGCCGTGGGTGA
- a CDS encoding M42 family metallopeptidase, with protein sequence MATDMTDRRAGPGGEPQRPSGAGREPQPVAAPAGEREEPAGESRLIGFLRDLTQTYGPSGREEAVREYIRARVEAWADEVRVDALGNLMARRGPRGGAAPGRSGGPGRRIMVAAHMDEIALIATHIDEKGFIRVEPVGGQDPIILMGQRVEFAGGVIGVVSSEKLDGARDLKMGKLFVDIGATSGDDARRHVRVGDMAVFHRPLERAGRRLVAKAMDDRSGCAVVMEAMARLEDSPHEVYFVFTVQEEVGLRGARTASFGIEPDVAVAVDITLAGDTPEPEHRVAVELGKGPAVKVKDNSQIAHPLVRRWMEATAEAEGIPYQLEVLPFGGTDAGAMQLARAGVPAGTLSIPTRYAHTPGEMVDAGDLEGAVRLLVAMLQRPLPEL encoded by the coding sequence ATGGCGACTGACATGACGGACCGCCGGGCCGGGCCGGGCGGCGAGCCGCAGCGCCCCTCCGGTGCGGGCCGCGAACCGCAGCCCGTTGCCGCACCGGCCGGGGAGCGGGAGGAGCCGGCCGGCGAATCCCGCCTGATCGGCTTCCTCCGCGACCTGACCCAGACCTACGGCCCGTCGGGCCGGGAAGAGGCCGTGCGCGAGTACATTCGCGCGCGGGTGGAGGCCTGGGCCGACGAGGTGCGCGTGGACGCCCTGGGCAACCTGATGGCGCGGCGCGGGCCGCGGGGCGGGGCGGCCCCGGGCCGAAGCGGCGGCCCGGGACGGCGGATCATGGTGGCCGCCCACATGGACGAGATCGCCCTCATCGCCACCCACATCGACGAGAAGGGTTTCATCCGGGTCGAACCGGTGGGCGGGCAGGATCCCATCATCCTCATGGGCCAGCGGGTCGAGTTTGCCGGCGGCGTGATCGGCGTGGTCTCCAGCGAGAAACTGGACGGCGCCCGCGACCTCAAGATGGGCAAGCTGTTCGTGGACATCGGCGCCACCTCGGGCGATGACGCGCGGCGCCACGTGCGCGTGGGCGACATGGCCGTGTTCCACCGGCCCCTGGAGCGGGCGGGCCGGCGCCTGGTCGCCAAGGCCATGGACGACCGCTCGGGCTGCGCGGTGGTCATGGAGGCCATGGCGCGGCTGGAGGACTCGCCCCACGAGGTGTACTTCGTCTTCACGGTCCAGGAGGAGGTGGGCCTGCGCGGCGCCCGCACCGCCTCCTTCGGCATCGAGCCGGACGTGGCGGTGGCGGTGGACATCACCCTGGCCGGGGACACTCCGGAGCCTGAGCACCGGGTGGCGGTGGAACTGGGCAAGGGGCCGGCCGTCAAGGTGAAGGACAACAGCCAGATCGCCCACCCGCTGGTGCGCCGCTGGATGGAAGCCACGGCGGAGGCGGAGGGGATCCCGTACCAGCTGGAGGTGCTGCCCTTCGGCGGCACCGACGCCGGCGCGATGCAGCTGGCCCGGGCCGGCGTGCCGGCGGGCACCCTCTCCATTCCCACCCGGTACGCCCACACGCCGGGGGAGATGGTCGATGCCGGCGACCTGGAGGGGGCCGTGCGGCTGCTGGTCGCCATGCTGCAGCGCCCGTTGCCGGAGCTCTAG
- a CDS encoding M42 family metallopeptidase: protein MLLARLSEARGVSGDEGAVRELILEAVRPHIDAYRIDSMGNLLVVKGKDKPGPRVMVAAHMDEVGLMITRIEKSGLLRFAKVGGLDDRLLPGKRVRVGPDGVPGVIGSKPIHLDRKASSVTPADELYIDIGATSCEEAEKLVRPGQYATFDTAFGELGQGCWKGKAFDDRVGCALLAALLEEEYDFPFYAAFTVQEEIGLRGAATAAYTIAPDVALVLEGTTCADIPGADEHGQSTRLGHGPAITAMDRTVIPPRWLTDRLVAAAERRGIPYQWKRTTFGGTDAGRIHQARAGIPSAVVSVPCRYIHSPCAVMSQQDYHNAARLVRGFLEDLSEGGVPRHGD from the coding sequence GTGCTGCTGGCGCGGCTCAGTGAGGCCCGGGGCGTCTCCGGGGACGAAGGGGCGGTCCGCGAGCTGATCCTGGAGGCGGTGCGCCCCCATATCGACGCCTACCGCATCGACAGCATGGGCAACCTGCTGGTCGTCAAGGGGAAGGACAAGCCCGGCCCCAGGGTCATGGTGGCCGCCCACATGGACGAGGTCGGCCTGATGATCACCCGGATCGAGAAGAGCGGCCTCCTGCGTTTTGCCAAGGTCGGCGGCCTGGACGACCGGCTGCTGCCCGGCAAGCGGGTGCGGGTGGGGCCGGACGGCGTGCCTGGGGTCATCGGCAGCAAGCCGATCCACCTGGACCGAAAGGCGAGCAGCGTGACCCCCGCGGACGAGCTCTACATCGACATCGGCGCCACCTCCTGCGAGGAGGCGGAGAAGCTGGTTCGTCCCGGGCAGTACGCCACCTTCGACACGGCCTTCGGCGAGCTGGGCCAGGGCTGCTGGAAGGGCAAGGCTTTTGACGACCGGGTGGGTTGTGCCCTGCTGGCCGCCCTTCTGGAGGAGGAGTACGACTTCCCCTTTTATGCCGCCTTCACGGTCCAGGAGGAGATCGGCCTGCGGGGCGCGGCCACGGCGGCCTATACCATCGCGCCCGACGTGGCCCTGGTGCTGGAGGGCACCACCTGCGCCGACATCCCCGGTGCGGACGAACACGGCCAGTCCACCCGCCTGGGGCACGGGCCGGCCATCACCGCCATGGACCGGACGGTGATCCCGCCCCGCTGGCTGACGGACCGGCTGGTGGCGGCGGCCGAGCGGCGGGGCATCCCCTACCAGTGGAAGCGGACCACCTTTGGCGGCACCGACGCCGGCCGGATCCACCAGGCGCGGGCCGGCATCCCGTCGGCGGTGGTCTCGGTGCCCTGCCGGTACATCCACTCCCCCTGCGCGGTGATGAGCCAGCAGGACTACCACAACGCGGCCAGGCTGGTCCGCGGGTTTCTTGAAGATTTGAGCGAAGGAGGCGTGCCCCGCCATGGCGACTGA
- a CDS encoding M42 family metallopeptidase, translating into MDAAEVLARLASIAGSPGHEGPVAAAVEELWRPLAAEVRRDALGNVIAVVRGEGLALPGGRRASVMWAAHMDEIALLVAAIEEEGFLRVDAAGGADPRNLLGLEVTVHTAGGPLAGVVGTKPPHLTSAEEARQVPRLRDLFVDVGLPAEAVRRRVRVGDPVTIRQSPARLQGRRMTGKSLDNRVGVTVLTLALAELARRRHAVDVYAVATVQEEVGLRGAATSAYGLDPTLAIAVDVTFGDQPGVPDGKTVELGKGAAVAQGANIHPQVLEALREAAKAEGIATQPEPIPGASGTDAWAIQIAREGIPTGLVSVPLRHMHSPAEVVDLGDVQEAARLLAVTAARLDAEAVSRLVGPGWQEVRAGAAGAAQ; encoded by the coding sequence TTGGATGCGGCGGAAGTGCTGGCCCGCCTCGCCTCCATCGCCGGTTCCCCGGGCCATGAGGGGCCCGTGGCGGCGGCGGTGGAAGAGCTCTGGCGGCCCCTGGCCGCCGAGGTGCGCCGGGACGCCCTGGGCAACGTGATCGCCGTGGTGCGGGGCGAGGGGCTGGCCCTCCCCGGCGGCCGACGGGCCAGCGTGATGTGGGCGGCCCACATGGACGAGATCGCCCTACTGGTGGCCGCCATCGAAGAAGAGGGCTTCCTGCGGGTCGACGCCGCCGGCGGCGCCGATCCCCGCAACCTGCTGGGGCTGGAGGTCACGGTCCACACCGCGGGCGGGCCCCTCGCCGGCGTGGTGGGGACCAAGCCGCCCCACCTGACCAGCGCCGAAGAGGCGCGCCAGGTGCCCCGCCTGCGGGACCTGTTCGTCGACGTGGGCCTGCCGGCGGAGGCGGTGCGGCGCCGGGTGCGGGTGGGCGACCCCGTCACCATCCGCCAGTCGCCGGCGCGCCTTCAGGGCCGGCGCATGACGGGCAAGAGCCTGGACAACCGGGTGGGCGTCACGGTGCTCACCCTGGCCCTGGCCGAACTGGCCCGCCGGCGCCACGCCGTGGACGTGTACGCCGTGGCCACGGTCCAGGAGGAAGTGGGGCTGCGGGGGGCCGCCACCAGCGCCTACGGCCTCGACCCCACCCTGGCCATCGCCGTGGACGTGACCTTCGGCGACCAGCCCGGCGTGCCCGACGGCAAGACCGTGGAACTGGGCAAGGGCGCGGCCGTCGCCCAGGGGGCCAACATCCACCCGCAGGTGCTGGAGGCCCTGCGGGAGGCGGCGAAGGCCGAGGGCATCGCCACCCAGCCCGAGCCCATCCCGGGGGCGTCGGGCACCGACGCCTGGGCGATCCAGATCGCCCGGGAGGGGATTCCCACGGGCCTGGTGTCGGTGCCCCTGCGGCACATGCACAGCCCGGCGGAGGTGGTCGACCTGGGCGACGTCCAGGAGGCGGCCCGCTTGCTGGCGGTCACGGCGGCCCGGCTCGACGCCGAGGCCGTCAGCCGGCTGGTGGGTCCGGGTTGGCAGGAGGTGAGGGCCGGTGCTGCTGGCGCGGCTCAGTGA
- a CDS encoding PRD domain-containing protein, translated as MSRDHQSEARQARPPRGIAGPGEEGPAGYRVIQVLNNNAVLARDGNGRAVVLQGRGLGYRSRQSRWVAAGDPAIEAVYVAEPAAVPAPDWLPGVVARLVQRAEAALGEPVDPHIVPALVDHLAFALHRVQQGLPLENPFLDEIEVLFPEELLLARQLLADVAGAGGPVLPPAEAGFVALHLRAARAGVPVKQPARDTALVHELVEWVRRRLQVPLRPGNLDHARLVAHLRYLVDAVARGGGTPNPLLPRIREEFPQAMALAEEMGAEIARRLGKPVPEDDLGYVALHLAKLMLEGRSPEGTVPSRRE; from the coding sequence ATGTCCCGCGACCACCAGTCCGAGGCGCGCCAGGCGCGGCCCCCCCGGGGAATCGCCGGGCCCGGTGAGGAGGGCCCGGCGGGGTACCGGGTGATTCAGGTCCTCAACAACAACGCGGTCCTGGCCCGGGACGGGAACGGCCGGGCCGTGGTGCTGCAGGGCCGCGGCCTGGGTTACCGGTCCCGGCAATCCCGCTGGGTTGCCGCCGGTGATCCCGCCATCGAAGCCGTCTACGTGGCCGAACCGGCGGCGGTGCCCGCCCCGGACTGGTTGCCGGGCGTGGTGGCACGGCTCGTGCAGCGGGCGGAGGCGGCCCTGGGCGAGCCGGTGGACCCCCACATCGTGCCCGCCCTGGTGGACCACCTGGCCTTCGCCTTACACCGGGTGCAGCAGGGCCTGCCCCTGGAGAACCCGTTCCTTGACGAGATCGAGGTGCTGTTCCCGGAGGAGCTGCTCCTGGCCCGCCAGCTGCTGGCGGACGTGGCCGGCGCCGGCGGGCCGGTTCTGCCGCCCGCCGAAGCCGGTTTCGTCGCCCTGCACCTGCGGGCTGCCCGGGCGGGGGTCCCCGTCAAGCAACCGGCCCGGGACACGGCGCTGGTGCACGAACTGGTGGAGTGGGTCCGGCGGCGCCTGCAGGTGCCGCTGCGCCCCGGAAACCTGGACCACGCCCGGCTGGTGGCCCACCTGCGTTACCTGGTCGACGCGGTGGCGCGGGGTGGCGGCACCCCCAACCCCCTGCTGCCCCGGATCCGGGAGGAGTTTCCCCAGGCCATGGCCCTGGCGGAGGAAATGGGGGCAGAAATCGCCCGGCGGCTGGGCAAGCCCGTCCCCGAAGACGACCTGGGCTACGTGGCCCTGCACCTGGCCAAACTGATGCTGGAGGGCAGGTCCCCGGAAGGAACGGTACCCTCCCGGCGCGAATAA
- a CDS encoding ferredoxin, translated as MIYVICEPCVGTKDQSCVEVCPVDCIYEGEDQFFIHPEECIGCSACAAVCPVEAIYDEDEVPEQWEHYKEKARKFFEERGQL; from the coding sequence ATGATCTACGTCATCTGCGAGCCGTGCGTCGGCACCAAGGACCAGTCCTGCGTCGAGGTCTGCCCGGTGGACTGCATCTACGAGGGCGAGGACCAGTTCTTCATCCACCCGGAGGAGTGCATCGGCTGCAGCGCCTGCGCGGCCGTTTGCCCCGTCGAGGCGATCTACGACGAGGATGAGGTCCCCGAGCAGTGGGAGCACTACAAGGAGAAGGCCCGCAAGTTCTTCGAGGAACGCGGCCAGCTCTGA
- a CDS encoding DUF2512 family protein, which yields MGIRDIPGMARMACLPARWTARSSRSGREGGGLRAGAAAAGEQDLSPGPEGDRHRSAAGGWRWRQAAGVILTVVASVTATELARRAGSPAWLVVLAAAVPVAAGTAWLDRQWGRWCRQEDDRRWLVETVLDDFRSRATAVTLAAGMLRRSRSQASGGASAVDPATPAAPVSPATFPAVPAPTSPVAPAAAARETAAITGPRFPDPPDRPDARASLAGPGGGWGRIVPLRVQEGLPAGRFADERPHSHVLIQLEAEAELLRLSALQLACWLRLQARRVRPERERVDLAAVAERAARRLAAVALARQVQVTLAGRSGTAMVVRGDRALLELLCSSLVAAVIDRCPPGSRLEMRVDGDGAAVVLGLEAQPPAPAGDGGRPGIIPAEGRAVLLPEAVRDARPGAVAAGSRAGGPAGSAGSTAGRTGPAGGAAVGNRWRRGVTSPLALELVAAVAGLHGGRWRAAPGGLRWTVELPAAHGPFGILRSLVRPAPSPGLPASRPSPLVKARATPGIVSPVAGLPVVRAAAPRALARRATVVAPAVVPGGGRVAPSPARWASPRRAGGTRPLSPGGPGRPAGQAGGPAGWRHGLRPPGLRGILTRVRPVPHLSALAVKFVATAAVLLWILPAGGSMAGPGALLLLAAAVTLAGYVTGDRIVLPVGGQAVAMVVDVLLAALILAVAGYLWPALALRPGPVGLASLALGIAEFFFHRYLKTRGLARLVPGE from the coding sequence ATGGGGATCCGGGATATTCCGGGCATGGCGCGGATGGCGTGCCTTCCGGCACGCTGGACGGCCAGATCCTCCAGATCGGGGCGGGAAGGCGGCGGGCTGCGGGCCGGGGCGGCAGCCGCCGGGGAGCAGGACCTCAGCCCCGGGCCTGAGGGGGACCGGCACCGGAGCGCCGCCGGCGGGTGGCGGTGGCGCCAGGCCGCGGGCGTCATCCTCACGGTGGTGGCCAGCGTCACCGCGACCGAACTGGCCCGCCGCGCCGGCAGCCCGGCCTGGCTGGTGGTCCTGGCCGCAGCCGTACCTGTGGCGGCGGGTACCGCCTGGCTCGACCGGCAGTGGGGCCGCTGGTGCCGGCAGGAAGACGACCGGCGCTGGCTGGTGGAAACGGTCCTGGATGACTTCCGCTCCCGGGCCACCGCCGTCACCCTGGCGGCCGGCATGTTGAGGCGCAGCCGTTCCCAGGCCTCCGGCGGGGCCTCTGCGGTAGATCCCGCGACCCCGGCCGCGCCCGTCTCGCCGGCGACCTTCCCGGCGGTGCCGGCTCCCACCTCCCCGGTGGCGCCGGCTGCCGCAGCGAGGGAGACTGCCGCCATCACCGGGCCCCGGTTTCCTGATCCCCCGGACAGGCCGGACGCCCGCGCGTCCCTCGCCGGCCCTGGCGGCGGGTGGGGGCGCATCGTTCCCCTTCGCGTGCAGGAGGGGTTGCCCGCCGGCCGGTTCGCTGACGAGCGTCCCCACAGCCACGTGCTGATCCAGCTGGAGGCCGAGGCCGAGCTGCTGCGCCTCAGCGCCTTGCAGCTGGCCTGCTGGTTGCGGCTTCAGGCCCGGCGGGTGCGGCCCGAACGGGAACGGGTCGACCTGGCCGCCGTGGCCGAGCGGGCCGCCCGCCGGCTGGCTGCCGTGGCCCTGGCCCGCCAGGTGCAGGTCACTCTGGCCGGCCGATCCGGGACGGCCATGGTGGTGCGCGGCGACCGGGCGTTGCTCGAGCTGCTGTGCTCGAGCCTGGTGGCGGCGGTCATCGACCGCTGCCCGCCCGGAAGCCGCCTGGAGATGCGGGTTGACGGTGACGGGGCGGCGGTCGTGCTGGGCCTGGAGGCGCAGCCGCCGGCCCCGGCCGGGGACGGGGGCCGGCCCGGGATCATCCCGGCGGAGGGCAGGGCAGTACTGTTGCCGGAGGCGGTCCGCGACGCTCGCCCTGGCGCCGTTGCGGCCGGCTCCCGGGCCGGCGGCCCGGCAGGCTCCGCCGGTTCCACCGCGGGACGAACCGGCCCCGCGGGAGGGGCGGCCGTGGGCAACCGGTGGCGCCGCGGCGTGACCTCGCCCCTGGCCCTGGAGCTGGTGGCGGCGGTGGCGGGCCTGCATGGCGGCCGCTGGCGGGCGGCGCCCGGCGGGTTGCGGTGGACCGTCGAGTTGCCCGCGGCCCACGGCCCCTTCGGCATCCTCCGGTCGCTGGTGCGCCCGGCGCCCTCTCCAGGTTTGCCGGCTTCGCGTCCCAGTCCCCTGGTCAAGGCGCGGGCCACCCCGGGGATCGTCTCGCCGGTGGCGGGTCTTCCCGTCGTCCGGGCCGCCGCCCCTCGCGCCCTTGCCCGGCGGGCCACGGTCGTGGCGCCGGCGGTGGTCCCCGGCGGCGGCAGGGTGGCGCCCTCGCCGGCGCGGTGGGCAAGCCCGCGCCGCGCCGGCGGTACGCGCCCCTTGTCCCCTGGCGGCCCTGGACGGCCCGCGGGGCAGGCCGGGGGTCCGGCCGGCTGGCGGCACGGGTTGCGGCCGCCCGGGTTGCGGGGAATCCTAACCAGGGTGAGACCCGTGCCGCACCTCTCGGCGCTGGCCGTGAAATTCGTCGCCACGGCGGCCGTCCTGCTCTGGATCCTCCCTGCAGGGGGGAGCATGGCCGGACCCGGTGCTCTGCTCCTGCTGGCTGCCGCCGTCACCTTGGCCGGTTACGTCACCGGCGATCGCATCGTCTTGCCCGTCGGCGGGCAGGCGGTGGCGATGGTGGTGGACGTCCTGCTGGCGGCCCTGATCCTGGCGGTGGCCGGCTACCTGTGGCCGGCCCTGGCCCTGCGGCCGGGACCGGTGGGGCTGGCGTCCCTGGCCCTGGGCATCGCCGAGTTCTTCTTCCACCGGTACTTGAAGACACGGGGGCTGGCCCGGCTGGTGCCGGGCGAGTAG
- a CDS encoding PTS transporter subunit EIIC, with product MNVMGGLQRVGRALMAPVAVLPAAGILLRLGQPDLLNIPVMAQAGDAVFSNLPLLFAIGVGIGLANQAGVAGLAALVGYVVFQKTLTTINEDLNMGVLAGILTGALAAAMYNRYHNIRLPEWLGFFGGRRFVPLVTAFWALVLGVVFGFVWGPVQQAIDALGNWIVGAGAAGVFVFGVLNRLLLPFGLHHIINSLVWFVFGDFTNPQTGEVVHGDLHRFFAGDPSAGIFMAGWYPIMMFGLIGVALAMIHEAKPENRAAARGILLSAALTSFVTGITEPLEFAFMFLTPVLYVTHAVLSGISMALVYELGIRHGFTFSAGLIDYVLNWGIATRPALLIPIGLVFGVVYYFLFRFLIRRLDLPTPGREPVETRSNPQG from the coding sequence ATGAACGTCATGGGGGGATTGCAGCGGGTGGGCCGGGCGTTGATGGCGCCCGTGGCGGTGCTACCCGCGGCCGGCATCCTGCTGCGCCTCGGCCAGCCGGACCTTTTGAACATTCCGGTGATGGCCCAGGCCGGGGATGCCGTCTTCTCCAACCTGCCCCTGCTGTTCGCCATCGGCGTCGGCATCGGCCTGGCAAACCAGGCGGGTGTGGCCGGACTGGCGGCTCTGGTCGGGTACGTGGTGTTCCAGAAGACCCTCACCACCATCAACGAGGACCTCAACATGGGCGTCCTGGCGGGCATTCTCACCGGCGCGCTGGCCGCGGCCATGTACAACCGCTACCACAACATCCGGCTGCCCGAGTGGCTGGGCTTCTTCGGCGGGCGCCGGTTCGTCCCGCTGGTCACCGCCTTCTGGGCCCTGGTCCTGGGCGTGGTCTTCGGGTTCGTCTGGGGCCCCGTCCAGCAGGCCATCGACGCCCTGGGCAACTGGATCGTGGGGGCGGGGGCTGCGGGGGTCTTCGTCTTCGGAGTGCTGAACCGGCTCCTGCTACCCTTCGGCCTGCACCACATCATCAACAGCCTGGTCTGGTTCGTCTTCGGTGACTTCACCAACCCCCAGACGGGCGAGGTGGTCCACGGCGACCTGCACCGGTTCTTCGCCGGCGACCCGTCGGCCGGGATCTTCATGGCCGGGTGGTACCCGATCATGATGTTCGGCCTGATCGGCGTCGCCCTGGCCATGATCCACGAGGCGAAGCCGGAGAACCGGGCGGCGGCCCGCGGCATCCTGCTCTCCGCGGCCCTGACCTCCTTCGTCACCGGCATCACCGAACCGCTGGAGTTCGCCTTCATGTTCCTGACGCCCGTTCTGTACGTCACCCACGCGGTGCTCTCGGGCATCTCCATGGCCCTGGTCTACGAGCTGGGGATCCGCCACGGGTTCACGTTCTCCGCCGGTCTCATCGACTACGTGCTGAACTGGGGCATCGCGACCCGGCCCGCCCTGCTGATCCCCATCGGCCTGGTCTTCGGCGTGGTCTACTACTTCCTGTTCCGGTTCCTGATCCGGCGGCTGGACCTGCCCACGCCCGGCCGGGAGCCGGTGGAGACACGCAGCAATCCGCAGGGTTAG